The nucleotide sequence ATGATGGGTATCGGTTTTGGTATTTTGTTGACATCTATATTCATCCATTTAGTTGTTATCAAAAGGGTGGATAACATATATATAGCCGATTTGCCCTTGCACAAGACTACTACGTATACTTTTGGGCTGATTGTTAGTTGCATTATAGTGGTTGCACGTGCGTGTAGCTTCTTATCGAATAGTTACATATGTAAGTGCTGATTGCAAAAAAaatttaatgtttttttttttgttatctattgtgcAAATTGTCCATTTATTTGTTGACCTTTGGTTTCTGTTTGAGACAGTGGAAGAAGGAAAGATGACAATTTTTCTGTTGGCCTCTATTTGCATGTTGGGCTTACGCCATTCAATCATGACAAAGAAGATGATATCTGAAGTAAGTATTAAAAATAACATTTGATCTTTCTTGTTTAATCATTATTTGGGATTAATCTTTGATCTCTAAAAGGTAAATTATGTAAAATAAGAATTTTAGTTTAGAATTTAAGGGTTGGATAGTTGCCAGGGGTGTTCAATATTTGGTTTCAAATTGAAAAATCTAAGAACTGAACCGAATCCAAACTGAAAAAAACCAAACCAAATTTGAATTTAGTTTCCGGTTTGGTTTTCAAATGTGGATTACGTTTTGGGTTTTACGTTTTGAATTCGGTTAAATCGAATTTAACCAATAATATGTCAAATTATTAATATTCTAGACCACAAACCGATTTCAAAACCAAAAGAAAAAtttaaaatcaattttttttttggttAAATTATGATTTTTTTGTTTTAACTGAAACCGAATTCAAATTTTGTTTTGGTTCGGTTTAGTTTCGGTTTTGAAATTGAATTTGGTTTTCAGTTCGATTTTTAAAACCAATGAAACCGAACCCTATAAACCGAAAACTGAACCGATGAACACCGTCGCCCAAAGTGTATATTTTTGTGCACGATCCTTCAAGTATATTTGATTAATGTCGGGTTATTATTCGAAATAatataatgttatattaaattatgtggacaaaTGTTTGGGGCCAACCCATCTCGTACAAAATTACCATCACCATACCTTCTCACATTGCAAAATCTAGTTTTCCCTCATTTTAGTTTGTGTTAGGTGTAAAATATTACTATTTGTCAGCATCCGTCTTTGTTGTTTACAGGCTGCCGCACTTGTCATCCTGATTTCCATCCTCCGATTCACAATCGAGCTTGGGCTATCAAAGCAAGGTTCCCGTGAAGTATTCAAATTCGATAATTTGATGTATGTAGCTGAATTAGTGCCAATACTACCTTTGATTATATTGGCCTATCTGCTATATAAAACCATTACTCGCAGTTCTTGTAACTGGCTTGTAAAATTTGTTATTACTGGAAgtatatttagttatattttagTTGCATTGTATTGGGCCTTAGAAAGTAGCTTATCAAGTATCATACTACCCAACTTTGATGGAATTAAAGGCAATTTGATTCCTCGTGTAATATACATTTTGGGGATTGCACAACTATTATCCCTTACAGCTTTTGAGTTCTTTGAAAAAGTCAAAAGGTCAAAGTGGGAAGAAACAACAATGATGAAAGCGGTGGCTATGCTATCTGTATGGAGCTCTACTCTCATATTATTGTCTGGGAAACAGGGTCCTTGGATTGCGTTGGCATTAGTTACCGGAGGTACCCCACCTTTCCTTAACCTCTACGATTTATGGAGGTGTCATTTTAAACCCATTAGCTAAGAGGGGAATGAGACAAGTGGGTCGAAAGCATTCTAACGTTTAGTGTTTTCGCATAATATTCTTTTTAATTTTCTGTAGGCTGGTTGGTATTGAGGTTGAAAGGTCTGGATCAGGATGATAAGGGCACAACCGGATTATTGGCTCTGTATTCTTCCTCAGTCACACAGTGGAGCCTTTTGGCATCTTGTCTATTCTTTTGTACCGGTCACTGGTAAGTTATTATCGGAAATACTGAAGTTTTTTTGTAACTTTTAGACTATAAATTATCGTATCGATACGTAGCTGAGTTTAGGGGTGTTCGATATATTCGGTTTCAAACAGTTTAATCCGAAAACTGAACAAAATGAAAAACGAAAAAAAACCAAACTGAATATGAGTTCGGTTATTTGTTTACAAATCTGAATTCGGTTGGTTGGCGGCCATTTGAGTAGGCCACTAGGGGACCTTGATATTCATCTTACCTTATGGGCCTTAGCGGCCTGTTTGGGTTGTCAGAATATTAAACATTTGGTTCGTCTTTGAGAATATGTTAAGGGTCAGGACGTGAATAATGTTATCATGGTAGAATTGTAGAGGGAAAATGGGCAATCATAACCCATTTATTTGAAAGTGAGTTGATATGGGTTATTATTTATTCCTAACAAGCGAAACCAAATCATCAGTTAAAAAGGAAGCGGGTCAATTGGGTTGAAATAATTTGTTTTAAATATTAGATTATTAACATAGTTTTTGTAATTACTTCTAACACATTAACTGTTTCAGAAATGTCAATAAACGAAACACGTATATTTGAAAAGTTCTAAAAAGATGTTAACTTAACCCCGTACCCATGCTGGACCCGTCCATCTTGCCACCTCTAAGTAAGAAAAAAGGCATTACAAGGTGTAAAGTGATGATTAAAATCTCATCTCTATTAATTTTTTATTACAATTGTATGCAGGTGTGCCTTTGATGGCCTTCGGTATGCTGCTGCATTCATCGGGTTAGTGCAGTTTCTTCAAATTTCTAAGTTGGTAGTCAAGGCTATCTTGAAAGTTAAAAGCATCGTTGGCTTTAAATCTCTTTTGTCGTTCTCCCATGAAACAaggttttaatttttttaattaattaaaatcaatatATATCAGGTTTGACGAATTTACTATTACTCCACAAGCCATCCTTCTAACAGTTGAGACATATGGTTTTTCTCACATTCTTCCAACTCTTGGACTTCCATTTCTTGTTTCGTACCAATCGTCATCCACCGGGCCCACGCAGTCGAGGAAGCCCTGGATCCAATTATTTCAGGTTACTTCAAATGTGTTTTAGAATTTTGTATTTGACCATTTTTTTATCCACACTAACTAATAGTTCGTTAATTTGTCTCTTACAGGTTTATCTGATATATGGACTTATAATGTCTGTTACAACCACGTTCACAGTTCTATGTGTCATAATCCAAAGACGGCATTTGATGGTATGCTCATATATGTTTAGTCAAATTTATGTTCCAAATGACTAGAGGTCGCAATTTCAACCCATCTACTAGCTAATGGGTCTATTAAGGTTACATTTTTTATTATGACTCaaattttttctaaaaaaaaaaaaattactatacAAGGAATGTGCCAAATGGGTCCCAAAGTGTGTTTTAAATGCTTAAAAACTTCTGTTAGACAATTTTTCTTTAAATAGATTATTTAGTTAAATTGTATACATTTTGTAAAGTTGGACAGATGCGGATCAACTGGCCCGACCCAAACCCAAACCTAGTGATTTGTTTTGACCTGTACCCGACCTCAACCAACATAAGCTATATGATTTATGTGTACATAGCTTAGAGATTGAGTCCATATTATATAACACTAACCTCGATGCATATGCCTCTTTCGGTAATAATATTATATCGTCGCTAATTACATGACAAAATCCATATCAATCGACCCGAAATATTTACATTGACCTGAATAGTCCTAATTTGTTGATAAATTAACTGCTAATCTCTGTGTTTTTGTGCAGGTATGGGGATTGTTTGCTCCAAAATTTGTTTTTGATGTAGTAGGACTTCTTTTAACGGATGTCTTGATCTGTGCTTCTTCACTCTTTTACTTCACTCAGATGTAGCCACATAGGTCAGCACAACATTGAGCTACAATGGTGTTGTAAAGACCAGCTAACTTGGTTTTCACAGTGTTTGTTAGTTATTACCATTATCCTTCCAAagaggtgttttttttttttttttttttttttttacactttaCTTGCATATGTATTTGTACATTTCGTTTCTGtaaattctcggataggggaaggattgtctacatatcacctcccccatacaccactcatgtggtattgggttttgttgttgttgttgtttctgtAAATTCTGTCTTTGAACCATCCGTTTTTAAGCTGAGTTTATTACGGAAGAATATTTTAGGGCATTACATGCACAAAACTCCTTATACACATCCAAACAGTATTTATAAACATATGCACTCAAAAAGGTACATGACATGAACCCTGCACCATGAGTTGGGTGGTTCTACACGCTTTCTGATAGCTTAGTGGTTGAGGTCTTCTCATATCCTGGTGCAGGAAAAAGGTCAGAAACGGTCACATGATAAATCAGTTAGAATGCATACAGTAAAAATACTCTTCATATCTGAACAATGAAAACTATATATGTTTGCCggtttaacctttatatatttGTTGGAACATGCGGACCATAAGTGTTAGTGTTATTATAATTGTATTGAAGGGTATTGTTTATTGTTTGTGgtttatatatattcttgttcaaccATGTGTAGTGTGAACAATTGAGAATAAATAATAATGTAGTTGAGATAAAGAAAAAGGGAGAGCACATGCACATCTAGGAAGATGAACGTGAGATGATATTTAAGAGGTTTGCAAGAGTCCATTCCCTGAGACCTGTTTGCCCATCCCCATGTGGGAAATCTTACATTTCTTGTGGAAACCCACTCATATCAATCATTACATCAGAACATGATCCATCCACCTTCCAATTATTTGACCACAGGTGTTAGTGTGTGTTACTATATAATACTCCATCAaggagtaattaattaataataaggaGTAAAGCTTGCAATATCAAGTTCTGGACATCTTAGTACCAATTTGATCCGTTGTTATTCATTCGCGTTGGGAGTCCCAAATGTCGATGCTTGAAAGCAACAATATCAATTTTACGAGGAACCAATGTTTGTTCCAAGGTTAACTAAGAGGTGGGACTAATTTGACTTTATTAGAACGGATTAGGATCTAGCATTGATCGATGGTCTTCACTACTCTTCACTAAGGACACCCTCGAGAATTCATAACCGACATATTTTATGGACGAAAAATTTAAGAAGTTGTGATTTGATTCTAAAGCTAAAGGGGGCTTATCCTAAAAGGTGAATTACGTCTATAAATAGCTTGCGGTTAAGGTTGTTGTAAACGAAAGGGTCCAAAGGGACATCTGAATCTGATATCCTAGCTCTCGGAGCATCATACCAAAAAAGGAAAGAATTCATTGCGACTTTGTTTCCCGACCCAAGCCAATTTTTTTGTTGAAAAATGTTTGAGATATGaactttgatcttttaaaaattgttCATAACTGCAAAATTTTGCCTTGAAAACACAAAGCATATGTCTACTTCCATTATTTaagtaatggaagtaataatacgTACAAATGATGAGGGTCATTGAAATAAATAATATACTGATGTCAAAAAATtaaaatcgccgttaaaaaaaaatttaagtagTACTCCTTAAAAATGTGAATTTAACTACTTTTTAAGGGTTATATTAGTAGCAATTTTAATTTATTCCATTGATTCATTTAGCATTTAATACAAGCACTACGACCGCATTTAATAAAACAGAATGATTTAACGTTAGATGTTTCATAATCTGAGCGATTCAAAGTCTCCGAATAAACTTAGTTCCGAATGAAAATAAAATTACTTTATTAACGTATTAGATGAAAAAAAAATGTAATATACTTGTTTGTTAAGTGTTCTGGATATAATTTCAGAAGGATATTACATaatgcttaatggttaagagagtattTTAACTTTGATTCATCACTGAATGTTgaatcattcagaggtcagaaacaaacgcaacCGAATGCTAAATGTTCTCATTGTTAAAACTTATATGTGACGAGAACACACATTTTGATCATTCTTTTTTTCCCAATATTTGTAAATAATTCCATAAATAAACTACTAAAACGTGCAAAATTAACAAATCATGGTGGCGATAAATTAATTACACTTTAATTAAATTGATAAAGATAAGAAAACAATCTTCATCGGGCAATGAGTCCATTTGCAGCCAGATCACATGATATTGGAATGGCCAGCAAGTTCATTAACAACATCCTGTTAATTAGCAAAGAAACAGTAACCGAGTCACAATACTTATGGTATTTAGACTTAAAATTAACACAATAATCTTACCGATTGATAATAATATAGATCAAAATGTGTGTTGCTAGTTGATCATAAGTTGCTCTTGGGTGTTAGCATGATCAGACATAGGGGAATCATGATGATGAGTAGTTGCAGTAATTGATCCATTTTCCATCTTCTTTTGCATGTTTTGTTGGTAATACATCTGTTTAAGCCTTTCTATTTCTCCTTTCAATGCCTCTTGATGAGCTgcattttatatattcatttacaaaACATAATAAGTATTTCAAATTTTACTTCTAAATATATAAATTCAAACCGATTTTTATGTTTTATTGTAAGTAACACATTGATTACCGACTACACTTAccattaacattaattaatttaACTCAGATTTGCATTAACCTTTTCATGTTTTGATAAAAGCAAAAATGTTCAAAAAggagggagtgtgactagagggtgcgtctTGTGCGCAATTCACCCGTGACCAGGTCTCGCGCTTAGGGGGCTTGAGTACCCGAGGTTTACCCTCTATGAGAAAGCCAATATACTCGTTCATACGAGGATTTACTCGCTAATTCAAAAAAATATAAATATCTgtctatgtattttttttttttttgaaaggcaagcttgcatcagtccggaccgaagcctagtcatcatttgcacacacgcgctttcgggcaggaaacccgaaccacactctgaggatccgacccttaaaccatcccgaggggcaggcaggCCGGACcttgggtcggtaaaaccttccctttgggccaccttcaaggaatatatttcaattcctagagcgggtgcaaacccgagacctctagccctgcgagtacacaagtgtaaccgcggtaacGCTGGACCGAAGATCCGTTGGTATCTGCCTATGTATATTAAATACACACAAGTTGATATGGTAGactgtttatttaataaaatattgGATTGGATGGATTGGATATTGGATATGGAATCAAAATTGTATCATGGAGTAACATGCAATGCATGACAATATGCACTTTATaacttctatatctatataatatatttatttatattatatatgtttatattatataatttataataatttatatattccaAAACTTGGAAAACTAGAACAAGTTAAGTCATCATGTAAAAACATCATATTACTCCATTTAATATGGATAAACAGTTACTATTATTATATCTGCATTTTTATTATTgtaaaatctaaaaatataaataatgaatgAAGATGATTGAATGTACATACCATCTTTGAAAATTTTGTCTTGAGCAAGAGCAGCAATTCTTTGTTTGAGGACACTATTGTCCACATTTAACACCAATCTTTGATGATCTAAATATGCTACCCTTGGTGACAGCACTGATACTTCTGCCttcaattttaatattttatacCAATTACAATTATCATACATATATTCACAAGTTACAATTATGATTTATCATGGTAATTATATAAAACATGTCACAGAATTTATACATACCTGTAAAGAATTGACGCTGCGTTCTAGCTCTGATATATACTGCAATTTCCTCACTCGTGATCTCTGTGCAGATTGTCGATTTGCTAGAATTctgtttttaaaatttataaaaaactTTAATTCAGTCTCATAAAATTACGATCATGGGCTATGTTATACTTTTCACCTTAACCAACCAAGACTTTTTACCACTCAACCAAAGGTTCGGTGTTTATTTCTGCCATTAACTATAGTACACATACTCTTATGTATGACTAGCATCATCATAAATATTTTTCAATGTAAAAAAATCATATGTAATCTGAAAAATGTAAATTACCTTTTTATCCTTTTGGGATCAAAAATCTTGTCACTAGAATTATCCATAACCGTTGCATTGGGATTAAATTGTGTTTCTGATTTCCATGAACTCTCTTCCTCTTCAATCTGCTGTTGTTGTTCATTCAAACTATTATGATCCGAAGGTGACGAAGGGTTCGAGCACGAAACCGTGGGCCCCGTACCATTCTCATCATCAATAAACATGTTCATAAACTGCTCTTCATCAAAATCTGGAGCCCCACCATCACCATTTCTTGACCCTGATCTCCTGCAGTTATTGTTATCAGTCATCATTGGGATATCAAGGAAGGCTGCTGAGTCACTCATGGATCGACGGTGGGACCCACGTTTGGTTGATGAAAAGTCAAGGAAATCATCTACCCATGAAGGATCAGTGGTAGTATTAGTGTCGGCCGGTGGTGGTTTTTGGAGGTGGTGATAGTTTTCCGGCCAGGTTTGTGGGACTCTTGGAGGCAATTGTGCCATTTTTGATATTCTTACAGAACCAAAGAGAAGCAAGATACACTGAAAACACTATATATGAATGTATGTATAAGTTACATGACATGCTACAAATTTATTACATATATACTACTACTATACATTATACAGACACTAAAGGTTCCCCATGTGAATATGTTTTTTTAATCAAATATGCATATTATTGTTAATGGaagtatatatagatagatatattcttCTAGCTTCTTACATTTTACAATCCCAAGATTATATCTTTTAGTTTAGGGATAATAAACCTTTATATATTAGGACTGCTATAT is from Rutidosis leptorrhynchoides isolate AG116_Rl617_1_P2 chromosome 10, CSIRO_AGI_Rlap_v1, whole genome shotgun sequence and encodes:
- the LOC139873279 gene encoding basic leucine zipper 34-like, coding for MAQLPPRVPQTWPENYHHLQKPPPADTNTTTDPSWVDDFLDFSSTKRGSHRRSMSDSAAFLDIPMMTDNNNCRRSGSRNGDGGAPDFDEEQFMNMFIDDENGTGPTVSCSNPSSPSDHNSLNEQQQQIEEEESSWKSETQFNPNATVMDNSSDKIFDPKRIKRILANRQSAQRSRVRKLQYISELERSVNSLQAEVSVLSPRVAYLDHQRLVLNVDNSVLKQRIAALAQDKIFKDAHQEALKGEIERLKQMYYQQNMQKKMENGSITATTHHHDSPMSDHANTQEQLMIN